TCTACTTGAGGAGACTCCCATCTTTTGACACCCTCCAAGGTGAAACTCCTCTCTAGACTGATAAAACCGGGGACATAAGTCATCGCACCAAATGTGAGAAACTCACCCTCCGGGAAAATGTGATGTCGCAATGTTTTATGTTGAGGATGATAAGTGAACAATTGAAGTTGGTCACAATACATTAAGATGTTCCCATCTTTGAGAACTTTAAGAAGCCGAACCATGTCGGTATTTATACTTCATGTAACGGAGGATTAGGAGTGATGATGAGTTTTTTACTCCAACTATCTTCCACGCCATAATCTCTCTTCACCCAATAAAAAGTTCAGAGTATAGTGTTATATCACATATACACAAGCAACCTTTAAGTACTCCCAAGTTCCTAAAATGATTATGGACTCCCAAGATGCTAAAATGATCTGTATTCCCACGAGCCCGTGGAGGAGCTTCCATTGGACGAAATAATTCTCTATCCAAATCGAAAGCACATATTAGTTCACCAGCTAACCAATGGAGGCGGCCACTGACATAGTGACCCCTATCATGTTCATTCAGATGGAAGGGGACATGTCCTAGATCTCTCCACATGCCGGTTCCAAGCGTATAAACCTCGCTCCCTAGGTCATATTCAGTTGAAGGAAATCTACCCTTATAAAAACGTACAATCTTGTACTGTTGGTTCGATTCAACAAGTCTAAAGCCATAATATCCCTTTAAATATGATACTCTGGTGTACTCGGAATCTTGAAGGCGTATGTACTCTTGTGTAATTGGATTGCATACATATGCTGAATCATCATAACTATCTTCTAAGCATATTAACCCATTAACTGATCCAATTAACCCCACATAGTCTCCCAAGGCAAGTCCCGGGGAAAATCTCATCATAGGCTTGTGATGAATATCATGTTGGTGATGTTGGTCATCTAGTTCAACCACTGCAAGGTCACCATCATTGTCATCATCTACGTCCTCGGCGTCTCCTTGATGAAGTAAAAGCATTTTAGATGATATAGAGAGATGCAGACGCGAAAAAAATGGTTCTGAAACTATATTACACCATCTTTTGCACACGCTTTTGCATGACACTATTGTCCTCACAGGAGTTCTTGATATAATTTCAGCAATCAATTCTTCTGGTAAGTCCATAGTGGAGAATTTGTCACTGCACACCTTGcatcaaataaaataattcttTTCAGTGAAGAAATATATCATTGACTAATTTTATAAATCTCAAACAAAACAAAGAATCATTATGCAAATGCACCTCTATCTTCATTCAAATttccaaaataaaaaaaattcatatatCATGATTTGTTAAATATTAGCTAGGATATGACACAAGTGAGATCATGTCACAATGGTGACATCATAATTAATGTAGCAAGAGGAGCCACCAAGTGACAAAAGCAAGCTTTAAAGAGAAGCTATGTTTTTTTATATAAAGAGACTTACTCTTCCTTCTTGTATAACAAAGCACAACAGAAAATGCAGCAGAAGTGGTAGTATAGACAATACACACAGTTCACTGTATTCTTGTGTTCATTATCTTGCTCTGTAGTAGTATAGCAATGCACACAGTTAACTGTACTCTTGTGTT
The genomic region above belongs to Apium graveolens cultivar Ventura unplaced genomic scaffold, ASM990537v1 ctg6653, whole genome shotgun sequence and contains:
- the LOC141703445 gene encoding F-box/kelch-repeat protein At3g06240-like, whose amino-acid sequence is MDLPEELIAEIISRTPVRTIVSCKSVCKRWCNIVSEPFFSRLHLSISSKMLLLHQGDAEDVDDDNDGDLAVVELDDQHHQHDIHHKPMMRFSPGLALGDYVGLIGSVNGLICLEDSYDDSAYVCNPITQEYIRLQDSEYTRVSYLKGYYGFRLVESNQQYKIVRFYKGRFPSTEYDLGSEVYTLGTGMWRDLGHVPFHLNEHDRGHYVSGRLHWLAGELICAFDLDRELFRPMEAPPRARGNTDHFSILGVHNHFRNLGVLKGCLCICDITLYSELFIG